A region of the Anas platyrhynchos isolate ZD024472 breed Pekin duck chromosome 31, IASCAAS_PekinDuck_T2T, whole genome shotgun sequence genome:
CCAGGTATGGGTAAGATTTGGAGGGAGGTTTCAGATAAGCAAACATGGCAGTGCTGACAAACagagagaccacagccaggtgagggaggcacgtggaaaagactttttgctggccctgctcagagggcatcctcagcacggccCTGAAGATCTccacataggacaccacaatgaaaacaaaacaaccaaaagctgaataaaaactaaacacaagtgccccaacttccctgaggtaggcatctgagcaggagagtttgaggatctgggggatctcacagaagaactggtccacagcattgccttggcagaggggcagggaaaatgtgttggccgtttgcaggacagcattgagaaagccactgccccaggcagctgctgccatctgggcacaagctctgctgcccacgaggctcccgtagtgcaggggcttgcagatggcaacgtagcggtcgtaggccatgacagtgagaagaaaaaactctgAACCaataaggaagacaaaaaagaagacctgagcagcacagccttgataggagatggccctggtgtcccagagggcattggccatggctttgggcagagtggtggagatgcagcccaggtcgaggagggcgaggttgaggaggaagaagtacatgggggtgtggaggcggtggtcgcaggctatggcgctgaggatgaggctgttgcccaggagggcagccaggtagatgcccaggaagagcgcgaagtgcaggagctgcagctcgcgcgtgtctgcaaatgccaggaGCAGGAACTCAGTGactgagctgctgttggacatctgtTATTTCTGTGAAGTGGTCCTgcacaaagagaaagaatagTAGTAATGTACAACAGACTTATCGGAGGAAAACTcagttttctcatttaaaaccaATTGATTGTCCACTTGCAGGCAGttatttttaaggtccctttaaTGACTTTCACCTGATAATGAGTCTCTCTGGGAGAAGAGTGCTGTTCTGTGGGCAATGGAAGAATCAGTCCTGCACTACAGCTCAAGGTAGCAACATGGTAGGAACATGGGGCAGTCTCAGATTCATTTCACTCCTGATATCAGAGATTTCCCTAGTTTTGCTTGAAGTTCATCACAGAGCAGACTTGTggagatttatttgtttatttgtttctttatttgatTTGTACTCTTTGTTCAGCTGCTCCACCACACCTGATGAGTCTTTCTAAGGCATAAATCCTGGGCATTCAGCTGCACTCCAAGTGAAACCTTGTACATCTTCAGAGTCACAGATACTGCATTTTAGAGCAGAATGCTCTTCCGAGAGGAGTCCATCAGTTCTGGGCTCAGCTGCTCTATGTTGGCCAGTCTTTTAGCTACAGTGCAATTCTGCTCCTATGTTCCTagtgtcatagaatcatagaatatcctgactTGAAAGTGTTCGACAAGGATCATCAGATCCCACCACTGAATTTGTACatgaccacccaaaaatcagtcTATATGCCTGAGGGAGTTGCCCAAATATATAAATTCTGACAGCATTAGTGCTGTGACCTCCCTGTGGTGCCTCTTCCAGTGCCTACAGAACCTGGACACTGCTGagtttttctaaaacagaaatcctGGGCATTCCCCTGCACTTGAAGGGAAACTTTGTGTCTGCTCAGAGAAAAAGGGACTGTCCCTACAGTGCAGAGTGTCCTTTAGTGAGGACAGACAAtctgtccatcagtgctggtctcaGCCGCCctgtgagagctgcaggaaagttGGACTCAGTAGTTCATCTGAAAGGAACCTGaacactgctgagagcagaggaatccAGGCTCAAAGTGCCCATCTCCACACCCCTCACCCTGCCCCTCCACCCAAACACACCGACGGCTCACTCCATGGGCATGTGAAAttcccatccccagccagcctgggaacaagaccagcagcagcacggccagctggagaagccaggaggaatgccagcgtgctgctgccaggggaggcaaggccagggagggacagatggacactcagcagaccctcctgtgctgtagctctgcctgcagaggaggcaACTCATGCTCATTGCAAATGCTGTTTGCTCTGCTTTAGCCTGCAGACACCTCCCAAACACAGGGGGTATCAGAGCTTTTGTAGCTCCTAAAGATAAGCTAGGATAAAACCTGAGAGGACCACATTATGATAATGCTGGTGCAGTCCATGAGATGATGTTTGGGGAGGTACTTTACAAATTTGATCACGGAGTTACTGATTTCTCAATGCAATGCTCCAGGAGTCTCAGTCTCCTGTACAATCCTGAAAATGAAACCTGCCTCCTGTCCACTGCAGCAGTCTGCAagcacagactgcagaaaaagtCTTTCCCATAAGTCAAGCCTTGATGTTCCTCCTGAATTGCCCCTCATAATGCCATTATCTAAAGCACTGCATAAACAGAGAGACCAACCCTGACAGATGCTATCAGCCATgtgatgtgccagctgtagaagacccctctggcaaccccacctgcatggccctgctgccagagcctcacggtgtcaagagcctgcagatgtgtcctgccacacgctgccctctgttgttgcgctcctcagtgcctccaagtcctctctccttctctcctctctgtgtgccagctgcggtcagagcccccagccctgctgcgctgtgcagaggagctgctcctgggcacagctgtctctctgcagcagttgccaggagctccccttgggcccaggagcctggcccagatcagcagcacagcacccgaccatggcatctcttgctctgtgcccttgggctccctggaggtgtccccaaggcctcagggctgacagctcccgaaggcagcagggtctctgctggaGTGTGCTGATTGAGGCAGACTGAATTCATCACTGGCTGCTCCTTGATGAATCTGGGAGAGACTGATTTTATGCTATTATAGTTTGATTGTCAAACATGAGTACAAATGATTCTCTCCCTTAACTCCTATTGTGTTCCCATGGCATGGCAGGACACCTCAGCCATGACAGGCAGGGATCATTTCACCCCTCTGAACGTGTTCTAACAAAAGAGGGGGGACCAGAATGCTGTAAAGGGTTTCCATGAAGGGAATGAGACACTAAGACACCA
Encoded here:
- the LOC140000078 gene encoding olfactory receptor 14J1-like; translation: MSNSSSVTEFLLLAFADTRELQLLHFALFLGIYLAALLGNSLILSAIACDHRLHTPMYFFLLNLALLDLGCISTTLPKAMANALWDTRAISYQGCAAQVFFFVFLIGSEFFLLTVMAYDRYVAICKPLHYGSLVGSRACAQMAAAAWGSGFLNAVLQTANTFSLPLCQGNAVDQFFCEIPQILKLSCSDAYLREVGALVFSFYSAFGCFVFIVVSYVEIFRAVLRMPSEQGQQKVFSTCLPHLAVVSLFVSTAMFAYLKPPSKSYPYLDLVVTFLYSVVPPVLNPLIYSMRNQELKEALWRLMT